A genomic region of Bactrocera dorsalis isolate Fly_Bdor chromosome 3, ASM2337382v1, whole genome shotgun sequence contains the following coding sequences:
- the LOC105222112 gene encoding protein O-glucosyltransferase 2 — MLWFTPLLPILLTIFDLAYSIDESRLVDAEKTLVWGPGLKPDEVVLPARYFFIHAVDKNGRKFEQSPPQEFQVLIKGNSPHGKCRSNVNFIDRGDGSSIIRYTIADWCDQVELEVRYNGSHVAHSPYVIYNKVYSERCYCPQDLKLWMLHNNCPSGLNDKQIAWDLHSFKRVNFSAIRENLLRRYNQPESVSLCHYVVKQQQIWRQCYGKYTGFKMFMDATLLALGRVALLPDMEFYLNLGDWPLSKKGGQQRTSGPYPIFSWCGSDDSYDIVLPTYDITESTVENMGRVTLDMLSVQKSEYPWDIKEAKAFWRGRDSRRERLELIELARKHPNWLNASLTNFFFFRNEEDKYGPKVPHISFLEFFRYKYQLNVDGVVAAYRFPYLLASDSLVFKQDSGFYEHFYGKLSPYKHYVPFKRDLSDLIERLQWAKENNDRAREIVSEARKFVEENLMPQHIYCYHMALFKEWSTRLVSPITVLPGMEKVEQVYTCSCKEPPYPRDEL; from the exons ATGTTGTGGTTTACTCCTTTATTACCAATTTTGCTAACAATATTTGATTTGGCTTACTCTATCGATGAGAGTCGGTTAGTGGATGCTGAAAAAACACTGGTGTGGGGACCTGGCTTGAAGCCGGATGAAGTAGTTTTACCAGCGCGTTACTTTTTCATACATGCTGTGGACAAAAATGGGCGCAA atTTGAGCAATCACCCCCACAGGAATTTCAAGTGCTTATCAAAGGCAATTCGCCGCATGGAAAATGTCGGTCAAATGTCAATTTCATCGATCGCGGCGATGGCTCCTCGATTATACGCTATACTATCGCCGATTGGTGTGATCAAGTTGAATTGGAAGTGCGTTATAACGGCTCACATGTGGCACATTCCCCGTATGTTATATATAACAAAGTATATTCGGAACGTTGCTACTGCCCACAAGATTTAAAATTGTGGATGTTGCACAACAATTGTCCGTCAGGTTTGAATGACAAACAAATCGCTTGGGACTTGCATTCATTTAAGCGTGTCAACTTTAGCGCTATACGAGAAAATCTTTTGAGGCGCTACAATCAACCGGAGAGCGTATCGTTGTGTCATTATGTAGtgaaacagcaacaaatatGGCGGCAATGTTATGGCAAGTATACTGGTTTCAAAATGTTCATGGATGCAACCTTGTTGGCATTAGGCCGTGTTGCTTTACTGCCAGATATGGAATTCTACTTGAATTTGGGCGATTGGCCGCTATCGAAAAAAGGCGGACAACAGCGTACTTCTGGTCCATATCCAATATTCTCGTGGTGCGGTAGTGATGACTCGTACGACATAGTGCTGCCTACATACGACATAACCGAGTCCACGGTAGAGAATATGGGACGTGTAACGTTGGATATGTTGTCTGTGCAAAAAAGCGAATATCCATGGGACATCAAGGAAGCTAAAGCTTTCTGGCGCGGCAGAGATTCGCGTCGCGAGCGActtgaattaattgaattggCGCGTAAGCATCCCAATTGGTTAAATGCATCACTAAcgaatttcttcttcttccgcAACGAGGAAGACAAGTACGGTCCAAAAGTGCCGCATATATCGTTTTTGGAATTCTTTCGG TATAAATACCAGCTAAATGTGGATGGTGTCGTCGCTGCTTATCGCTTTCCCTATTTGCTTGCCAGCGATTCGTTGGTATTCAAACAAGATTCGGGTTTCTATGAACACTTCTACGGCAAATTATCGCCGTATAAACATTATGTGCCATTTAAACGCGATTTAAGTGATTTAATTGAACGTCTACAGTGGGCAAAAGAAAATAACGATCGCGCACGTGAAATTGTGTCCGAAGCACGTAAATTCGTCGAAGAAAATCTAATGCCACAGCACATTTACTGCTATCATATGGCTTTATTTAAG GAATGGAGCACCCGTCTAGTCTCGCCCATTACTGTGTTGCCTGGCATGGAGAAGGTCGAACAGGTCTACACTTGTTCTTGCAAAGAACCGCCTTACCCAAGAGATGAACTGTAG